The Acidobacteriota bacterium genomic interval CACCCGCGATGTACGAAATGGCTTCCTGCATGAGACTGATGCCGGGGCTGGAGGAAGACGTGAAAACGCGCTTGCCCGTCGCCGCCGCCCCGAAGAGCATGTTGCTGACCGCGACCTCGCTTTCCGCCTGAAGAAACACCCCGCCGACTTCCGGCATCCGTCTGGCCAGGTACTCGGCCACCTCCGTCTGCGGAGTTATCGGGTAACAGAAGTAATTGGTCGCTCCCGCCCTGATGGCCGCCTCGGCAATCGCCTCGTTACCTTTCATCAAGATCTTTGCCATCGTTTCATCCTCTTGCTCTTCCACATGCCTCAGTAGGCGAACAGGCTGTACATCGTTCCGTTTGACTGCACCGTGATGGCCACATCAGGGCAGACGATGGCACAGATACGACAGCCGATACACCGGGACGGGTCGTGCATTTGCGCGTAAAAGTACCCGCGAAGCGTGATATCCTGCGATAAAGAAAGAATCTGCTGCGGACAGGCCTTGACGCAGAGTTCGCAACCTTTACAGTGGTTCTTGTCAACGATGACACCCGGCATCAGAGAATCCTCATCTATGCGTCAGGCCCCGCAGGTTTGCGTCGTTCCCACGGCTTCAGAAGAGTACGGTCAAGAGCCAGCACCGGAACGTCAATCGCCCCCGCATCGAGCCGGCCGGCAATGTCCGCCGTGACCGTCAGCAGCCTTACGGGCAGCCCCGCCTGCTCACCAACTTCTCGTGTCAGTTGCAGTCCGTCCATGACGGTTTCGACGGTGGTCTCTTCCAGCAGGTGGGTATTGGAAATACAGCCGGTGAACTTCAGCCCGCAGGCCTCCTCGATATCCCGCATAAGCTTTAGCGTCCCCTGAAGCGTCGCGGTAAACGGCCGGTTTCGATTGAGCACCATTAGCAGGTCATAGCGTCCCGGTACGAAAGCCTCTCGCAGTGAACTGAGAACCCGCGCGCCGAGATCCTCGCCGCCCACGTCGAGAATCAACATGCCGGTGTTGGCCTTAATGGCACCCTTTATTTCGGGGATGATTATCGGGGTATCGGCGTAAGCCTGGTCGCCGGGCGGAATCAGCGACCTGATTCCCAGGGCAGCGAGTTCGTCGGCCGCTTCACGGGATCTGAAATAGGGGTTAATGATGTCCAGATCGGCTATCGTCACCGCAAGGCTCTGGCTTTGAGCCAGGTAACGCGCGAGGTTTACGGATACTTCTGATTTGCCGCTGCCGAACCCGCCTACAATGGCGATGATTCCCCTGTCGAAGGCAGGGGACTGAAACCGGATTGTCTCTCTCGTCATTGTTGTTATTTCCATCCGTGACGCTTCCA includes:
- a CDS encoding 4Fe-4S binding protein, yielding MPGVIVDKNHCKGCELCVKACPQQILSLSQDITLRGYFYAQMHDPSRCIGCRICAIVCPDVAITVQSNGTMYSLFAY
- a CDS encoding cobalamin biosynthesis protein CbiA; the encoded protein is MTRETIRFQSPAFDRGIIAIVGGFGSGKSEVSVNLARYLAQSQSLAVTIADLDIINPYFRSREAADELAALGIRSLIPPGDQAYADTPIIIPEIKGAIKANTGMLILDVGGEDLGARVLSSLREAFVPGRYDLLMVLNRNRPFTATLQGTLKLMRDIEEACGLKFTGCISNTHLLEETTVETVMDGLQLTREVGEQAGLPVRLLTVTADIAGRLDAGAIDVPVLALDRTLLKPWERRKPAGPDA